The Plectropomus leopardus isolate mb chromosome 15, YSFRI_Pleo_2.0, whole genome shotgun sequence genome has a segment encoding these proteins:
- the erlec1 gene encoding endoplasmic reticulum lectin 1, with product MTAGLLMVFVGGLLEVCSGVSANRGGYPSFTDEIPFKINWPGAEVTLPTSGVLYKEDDFVIMTTTEKEKYKCLLPSLATGDEDDEKEYSGPSPGELLEPLFKRSSCSYRIESYWTYEVCHGKHIRQYHEEKETGQKINVQEYFLGNVAQKSQSAETDKVEEAENVKSTAETEVPTKNIEGQLTPYFSLEMGNGTPCVLKQNEARSTSVLYVCHPEAKHEILSVAEVTTCEYEVVVLTPLLCAHPKYRFKSSPVNAIFCQALAGSPLRPLRLAQLDKEQEEQLKPPFSAASETREEETSPVREEAFTSTHKPMTVGGQTQVTVGTTHISRLTDDQLIKEFLSGSYCLHGGVGWWKYEFCYGKHVHQYHEDKEQGKNIVVVGNWNALEHTEWAKKNVARSYQLKDDGVQKVKLVSHFYGHGDVCDLTGKPRQVIVKLKCKESESPHAVTVYMLEPQTCQYILGVESPVICRILDTADEHGLLSISS from the exons ATGACAGCCGGGCTGCTGATGGTGTTCGTCGGGGGGCTGCTGGAGGTCTGCAGCGGCGTCTCTGCAAACAGAGGGGGGTATCCCTCCTTTACTGACGAAATACCTTTCAAAATCAACTGGCCAGGCGCTGAGGTCACACTG CCAACTTCAGGTGTACTTTACAAGGAAGATGATTTTGTTATCATGACCACTACAGAGAAGGAGAAGTATAAATGTCTCCTGCCTTCTCTGGCAACTGGAGATGAG GACGATGAAAAGGAGTACAGCGGGCCCAGTCCGGGTGAACTGCTGGAGCCACTATTCAAACGAAGCAGCTGCTCTTACAGG ATTGAGTCTTACTGGACATATGAAGTATGCCATGGAAAGCATATAAGACAATATCACGAAGAGAAGGAGACTGGCCAG aagATTAATGTTCAAGAATACTTCCTGGGGAATGTGGCACAGAAGAGCCAGTCAGCAGAGACAG ataAAGTTGAggaggcagaaaatgtcaaatcaaCAGCTGAAACTGAA GTGCCCACTAAGAATATCGAAGGCCAGCTGACTCCCTACTTCTCATTGGAAATGGGAAACGGGACTCCTTGTGTGCTGAAACAAAACGAGGCTCGCTCCACGTCTGTGCTATATGTCTGTCACCCGGAGGCCAAGCATGAGATCTTGTCTGTCGCTGAGGTCACGACCTGTGAATATGAGGTGGTGGTGTTGACACCGCTGCTGTGTGCACACCCAAAATACAG GTTCAAGTCCTCCCCAGTGAACGCCATTTTCTGCCAGGCTCTGGCGGGCTCTCCTCTGCGTCCTCTGCGGCTCGCCCAGTTGGATAAGGAGCAAGAGGAGCAGCTTAAACCACCTTTCAGCGCAGCTTCCGAGACCAGAGAG GAGGAGACGTCACCAGTGAGGGAGGAGGCCTTCACGTCCACTCACAAACCCATGACTGTCGGAGGGCAAACTCAGGTCACAGTCGGCACCACTCACATCTCTCGCCTGACAGATGACCAGCTTATCAAGGAGTTCCTCAGTGGCTCGTACTGTCTGCACGGG GGGGTCGGGTGGTGGAAGTATGAATTCTGTTATGGAAAGCATGTCCATCAGTACCATGAG GATAAAGAACAAGGAAAGAACATTGTGGTTGTCGGGAACTGGAACGCCTTGGAGCACACAGAGTGGGCCAAGAAAAACGTCGCCCGATCCTACCAGCTCAAAGATGACGGAGTGCAGAAAGTCAA GTTGGTTTCCCACTTTTACGGCCATGGGGACGTGTGTGATCTGACAGGGAAGCCCAGACAGGTCATTGTCAAGCTCAA ATGTAAGGAGTCTGAGTCTCCCCATGCTGTCACTGTCTATATGCTGGAGCCTCAGACTTGTCAGTACATCCTTGGG gtTGAGTCTCCGGTTATATGCAGGATTCTCGACACTGCTGATGAACATGGACTTCTGTCAATCTCCAGTTAA